The nucleotide sequence GTGGCTGCACGAGCACGCGGCGCCGGGCGAGACGATCCTCAACAGCGCGAACGACGGCTCGACGCTGCTGTACGTCGACTACGACCTGCCGATCCTCAACATCGTCCCGGACGGCCACAGCCCGATCGAGGACAACATCACCCTGCTGGCGAAGTTCAACGACTTCCCGGCCGACCCGCAGGTCCAGAACATCCTCCGGGCGAAGAACGTCCGCTGGGTGTACGTGGATTCCTCGGCCCCGACGGTCGGCACGGACGGTCACCACTGGACGGGCCAGTCGACGTTCAGCCTGGCGCCGGGGTTGAGCGGGCTGACCGGCCTGCCGGGCCTGACGAAGGCGTTCAGCTCGGGCACGGTCAGCGTGTACCGGCTGGACCTGCCGCAGACCCCGCCCCGGGGCTAGGAGAGAGCCTCAGGCAGCTTCCGGGCCGGCCTCGACCGGCTCGGGCGCCCGCCGCAGGACGAAGGCGAGCACCACCGCCAGCCCCAGCGTCGGCGCCACCGCCAGTGCGACCACCGCGCGGAACACCGTGTCGCCCGGCAGGAACAGCAGCACCAGGGACGCCGTGCCGGTGACCACCGCCCAGGTGGCCAGCACGAGCTTCGCCTGGGTGCGGGCCACCAGCACCGCCGTGAGCAGCTGCATCGGCACCAGCAGCACCGACGACCACACGAGCCCGGCCACCGACCAGCCGTCGATGTCGTACTTCGGGCCGCTGACGAACCGGACCGCCCACGGGCCGAGCCACAGGCCGACCAGCGCGCCGAGCGCGGCCAGGACCAGCGACGCCGCCGCGCCGAGGGCGAGCACGCGGCGCAGCCGGTGGCGCCCCTCCGGAGTCACCGACAGCCGGACGACGAACGGCACCGCCAGCGACTGCACCGGCCCGATCAGGGTCAGCGGCAGCCGCGCGATGACCAGCGCCGCGAACAGCGAGCCGACGCGGTCGCCGTCGCCGCCCGGGGCCAGCAGGCCGACCAGTGCCGGGTAGCCGGTGATGACCGCCGCCGTCAGGGCCGCGCCGGCCAGGAGCATGCCCATCCGGCGGGAGGTGACGCCCCAGCCGTCGCCTTCGACCCGGAAGTCGAGCAGCTGCCGGGCCGGGCGCGTGAACAGCAGCCAGGCGAACGAGCCGGCCGCGACCGCGATCGCCAGCGAGACGACGTTGTAGGCGACCGAAACGACCAGGACACCCAAGATCACCGCGCGCACGGCCGGTTCGGCGACCACGAGCAGCGAGAAGGCCTTCACCTTGTGCTGCCCGATGAGCAGCCCGCGCGTGCCGAACTGGCAGGCGAACGCGACCCCGCCGCACAGCACGATCAGCGCCAGCGACCAGTCGCCGTGGAAGAGCTTTTCGTTGACCGGCGGGATCAGCAGGGCGAGGGAGAACGCGGCCGCGACGACCACGCCGACCGCGACCGCCCGCAGCGCCGGGCGGCCCGCCTTGCCGCCGGCGAGCGCGGCGACCGCCGACTGGCGCGAAAGCTCCTGCTCGAGCGGCGAGAGCGTGCTGCCGAGGCCCATCACCAGGCCCCAGAACGTGACGAAGATGGCGTATTCCTGCGGCGGCAGCAGCCGCTGGCAGGCGACCGTGAGCAGGTAGCCGAGGCCGATGGACACGATCAACGAGCCGCCGAGGCTGCCCGCGGTCGTGCGTCCGCTGCGCGCGGTGGCCGGCGTGTCCACTTCGGTGCTCATCGACGGCGGAGCCGAGCGCGCCCGGCCATGGCGAGTCCACGCAGGACACCGGCGCCGAACCCGCCGGCGAACACCGGCAGCAGCGTGCTGACCGCGCGGGCCTCGGGGCCCGTCGCGCCGCACTTCCTGACGACCTGACCCGCCGCGACCGCGCCGAGGACACCGGCGGCCAGCGTCGTCTTCGGCTTCTTCGCGGCGAAGACCAGGCCGACGGCACCGGCGGCGAGCGCGCCGAACAGGGCGTTGCGGGCGGGGCCGGGCGAGGCGATGTAGGAGTCCACGTAGGTCGTGCCGCGGAAGTAGGCCTGCTGCGTGAACTTCTTGAACGAGTCGCGCCCGTGGTAGGTCGCCGACAGCTCCGGGGCCAGCCAGATCCACTCGTGCTCGGCGATCCAGCGCAGCATGCGGGTGTCGTCGCTGGCGAAGCGGAGGTCGTCGAACAGCGACGCGAACGCCGTCACCGAGCCTTCGAGGAGGCCGCGGCGGGCGCAGAAGAACGTCGTCCCCTTCGGGTAGACGTCGAACTCCTCGATGCCGTACGACATCAGGCGCGGGTTCGCGCAGTACTTGCGCCAGGGCACCTTGACCAGGCCGGCCATGAACCCGGCGTACGGGTTGTGCTCGGACGCGACGTTGATGTGGCCGTTCCAGACCGCGCGCTCGGGGTGGTCCACGAGCTGGTCGCGCAGGAACGTCAGAGCGTGCTCGTCGACGATGACGCGGCTGTCGAGCAGCGCGATCCACTCGCCGGAAGACTTGGCGATGCCCGCCCGCCGGGCCTCGAACCGGCCGGCGTTGGCCTGGCCCAGCACGGTGATGCCGTGGCGTTCGCGCAGGTCGTCGAGCCGGGAAGGCGTGGCGTCCGTGCTGCCGTCGTCGACCACCACGACCTCGATCGGCCAGCTCGCGGCGGACGCCGAAGCGAGCAGCGCGCCGACACTGCGTTCGATCCAGTCCTGCTCGTTGTAGACCGGGATCACGACGCTGAGCGAGGGGAGGAGCGGGTTCGCACTCACCGTGCCGAGGCTACCCGGCGGCCCCCGTGGCAGGTCGGCCAGTATCCTTACGCCACCGCACCCGACCAGAAATGGGCTTCACGGTGATTTCCTTCATTCTCGGCACCACCGCGGAACTGATCAAGATCGCCCCGGTCTACCACGGGATCCGCGAGCGCGGGATGCGGCCGAAGATCTGGTTCACCGCTCAGCACGTCGACGAGGTCGCGGACGTTCTCGCGGACCTGGACATGCCGCAGCCGGACGTCTGGCTGGTGCCGGAGGACAAGGCCCACAACCTCGAGTCGCCGGCGCAGGTCCCGGGCTGGGCCGCGCAGGTGCTGCGCACCGCGTGGAGCCGTCGCCACGAACTGCGCGCCGCGCTGACCGAGGACGGCCGCCCGCCGCTGGTGCTGGTGCACGGCGACACGTTCACCACGCCGTACGGCTCGCTGATCGGCAAGCGGATCCTGAAGTCCCGCGTCGGGCACGTCGAGGCGGGCGCGCGGTCCGGCAGCATCCTCTCGCCGCTGCCGGAGGAGCTGAACCGCAAGATCGCGGCGAAGATCGTCGACATCCACTTCGCGCCGAGCATCCGCGAGGTCAACAACCTCCGCAATGCCCGCGGCGTGGTCGTCGACACCGAAGCCAACACGGCGATCGACGCGATGCGCCTGGCGATCAACCAGCCGCTGGACGTGCCGGACCTGCCGGAGAAGTTCGGTCTCGCCACGCTGCACCGCTTCGAGCTGGTCTCGCGCCCGGACAAGTACCGCGAGGCGCTGGAAATCCTGCGCGAGCAGAGCCGCAAGATGCCGATCCTGTACATGGCCGGCGCGCCGGAGCGCGAGAAGATCCGCTCGCTGGGCATCGAGAACATCTTCGACGACCGGTTCATCGTCCAGCCGAAGATGCGCTACCTGAAGTTCCTGCCGCTGGTGGCGCGCGCCGAGTACGTCGTCACCGATTCGGGTGGTCTTTCGGCGGAGTGCTACTACCTCGGCCTGCCGTGCGCGGTGCACCGCGAGCGCACCGAGACGCCGCAGCACCTCGGCGAGACGGTGGTGCTGACGGAAATGCGCGGCGACAAGCTGCAGAACTTCCTCGACACGTACCAGAACCGGCGTGGCGAGTCCTGGATGGACAAGTACCACCCGGCCGAGATCGTCGTGGACACCCTGGCGCAGCTCGGCTACTGCTGAGGTCTCGTTGGGGTGACGCTGGGTTTTTCCGGGGGTGAGCCGGGCAAAGTGTCGCCATGATCCACATCGGACTGGCGGCCGCGCTGGTGGTGGTCCCGCCCATCGACCAGGGTGCGGTCCGTGACGCCGCGCTGACGTCGGGCTTCCAGGAGGCGTACGTCGGCGCGGCGGCCCCGATCGCGCGGGCGATCCACGCGGCGTACGACATCCCGGCGTCGGTCACGGTGGCGCAGTCGATCCTGGAGTCGAACTGGGGCCGCAGCAAGCTGTCCACGGCCGAGCGGAACCACTTCGGCTTCAAGTGCGTGACGCCGTCGAGCCCGGGGCCGATCGCCCTGCGCTGCGCGCGCTACCCGACGACGGAGTGCATTCCGGCGCCGTGCCACCCGGTGGACGCGTATTTCCGCTCGTACGCCTCGATCGACGACTCATTCCGCGACTACGGCCGGCTTTTGACGACTTCGCCGAACTACGCGGCGGCGCTGCCGGTGCGTGCGGACCCGGATGCGTTCATCCGGGCGGTGGCGAAGAAGTACGCCACCGACCCGGAGTACGCGAACAAGGTGATCAGGTTGATGAACCTGTACGGCCTGCGCCGCTTCGACGCTGCTTAGAGCACCCGGCGACCCGACAGCGCGCGACCCAGCGTCAGCTCGTCGGCGAACTCCAGGTCACCGCCCATCGGGAGCCCCGACGCCAGCCGCGTCACGCTCAGGCCCGGGAAGTTCCGCAGCATGCGGACCAAGTACGTCGCCGTCGCCTCGCCCTCGGTGTTGGGGTCGGTGGCGATGATGATCTCCTTGATGTCCGCCTCGCCGATGCGCTTGAGGAGCTCGCGCATCCGCAGCTGCTCCGGGCCGATGCCCGACAGCGGGTCGAGCGCGCCGCCCAGGACGTGGTAGCGGCCCTTGAACTCGCGGGTGCGCTCGACGGCCAGGACATCCTTCGGCTCCTCGACCACGCAGATGACCGTGAGGTCGCGGCGCTCGTCGCGGCAGATGCGGCACTTCTGCTGCTCGGAGACGTTGCCGCACACCTCGCAGAACTGCACGCCCTCCTTGACCTTGCCGAGCACGTCCTGCAGCCGCGCGATGTCGGCCGGGTCGGTGGCCAGCAGGTGGAACGCGATCCGCTGGGCGCTCTTCGGCCCGACCCCGGGCAGCCGCCCGAGCTCGTCGATCAGGTCCTGGACGACACCTTCGTACAAGTTCGTCAGCCGCCGAAGCCGAGGCTGCCGAGGTCCGGCATGCCGCCACCGCCGCCGAGCCCGCCGGCCAGCGGGCCGAGCTTCTGCTCGGTGAGCTTCTGCGCGCTCGCCGACGCGTCGCGGACCGCCGCGACGATCAGGTCGGACAGCGTCTCGACGTCGTCCGGGTCGACCACCTTCGGGTCGATCTGCAGGCTCTTCAGCTGGCTGTCACCGGACACGGTCGCGGTGACCAGTCCGCCCCCGGCCGTGCCGGTGACCTCGGTGTTCGCCAGCTCTTCCTGGGCTTCGACGAGCTTCTGCTGCATCTGCTGCGCCTGCTGCATCAGCTGGGAAAGGTCGAAGCCGCCGCCGGGTTGGGCCATGATCGCACTCGGTCCTCTCTGCACGCCTGTGTCGCCACCAGGGTAGTCGCGCCACGCGAAGTGCCGGGCTGTGGCACCGTGGTCGCCGTGCGACGCGCGACTGCTCCCCTCCTGCTGGCCGGTGCCCTCCTGCTCACCGGCTGCTCCGACGACGCTCCGGCGGCGCCGCCGCCACCCTCTCCGGCGGCCACTACCGCCTCTCCCGCACCGACGCCTTCACCGTCACCTTCGCCGTCGCCCACGTCTTCGCCCTCGCCTTCGTCCTCGCCGGTCGCGCCGCCGCCGGTGGCGGCCGGGAAGGTCGTCGTGCTGGACCCCGGGCACAACGGCGGCAACGGCGCCCACCCGGCGGAGATCAACCGCCCGGTGCCTGCCGGGCGCGGGCAGACCAAGCCGTGCAACACCACCGGCACCGCGACCAACGCGGGTTACCCCGAGCACGCGTTCACCTTCGACGTCGCCCAGCGGGTCGGGAAAGCGTTGGCGGACAAGGGAATCCGCGTCGTCTACACGCGACAGGACGACACCGGCGTCGGCCCCTGCGTCGATCGCCGCGCGACGATCGGCAACGAGGCGAACGCGGACGCGGTCGTCTCCATCCACGCCGACGGCTCGGAAG is from Amycolatopsis mediterranei and encodes:
- a CDS encoding N-acetylmuramoyl-L-alanine amidase; protein product: MVAVRRATAPLLLAGALLLTGCSDDAPAAPPPPSPAATTASPAPTPSPSPSPSPTSSPSPSSSPVAPPPVAAGKVVVLDPGHNGGNGAHPAEINRPVPAGRGQTKPCNTTGTATNAGYPEHAFTFDVAQRVGKALADKGIRVVYTRQDDTGVGPCVDRRATIGNEANADAVVSIHADGSEAAGANGFHVAYSSPPLNAAQGAPSTRLAQTLRDTMRTSGFSAANYIGTNGLSARADLAGLNLSTRPAALVECGNMRNATEAARMTSADGRQQFASAIAAAIEAYLAS
- a CDS encoding UDP-N-acetyl glucosamine 2-epimerase; its protein translation is MGFTVISFILGTTAELIKIAPVYHGIRERGMRPKIWFTAQHVDEVADVLADLDMPQPDVWLVPEDKAHNLESPAQVPGWAAQVLRTAWSRRHELRAALTEDGRPPLVLVHGDTFTTPYGSLIGKRILKSRVGHVEAGARSGSILSPLPEELNRKIAAKIVDIHFAPSIREVNNLRNARGVVVDTEANTAIDAMRLAINQPLDVPDLPEKFGLATLHRFELVSRPDKYREALEILREQSRKMPILYMAGAPEREKIRSLGIENIFDDRFIVQPKMRYLKFLPLVARAEYVVTDSGGLSAECYYLGLPCAVHRERTETPQHLGETVVLTEMRGDKLQNFLDTYQNRRGESWMDKYHPAEIVVDTLAQLGYC
- a CDS encoding glucosaminidase domain-containing protein, with the protein product MIHIGLAAALVVVPPIDQGAVRDAALTSGFQEAYVGAAAPIARAIHAAYDIPASVTVAQSILESNWGRSKLSTAERNHFGFKCVTPSSPGPIALRCARYPTTECIPAPCHPVDAYFRSYASIDDSFRDYGRLLTTSPNYAAALPVRADPDAFIRAVAKKYATDPEYANKVIRLMNLYGLRRFDAA
- a CDS encoding glycosyltransferase family 2 protein; the encoded protein is MSANPLLPSLSVVIPVYNEQDWIERSVGALLASASAASWPIEVVVVDDGSTDATPSRLDDLRERHGITVLGQANAGRFEARRAGIAKSSGEWIALLDSRVIVDEHALTFLRDQLVDHPERAVWNGHINVASEHNPYAGFMAGLVKVPWRKYCANPRLMSYGIEEFDVYPKGTTFFCARRGLLEGSVTAFASLFDDLRFASDDTRMLRWIAEHEWIWLAPELSATYHGRDSFKKFTQQAYFRGTTYVDSYIASPGPARNALFGALAAGAVGLVFAAKKPKTTLAAGVLGAVAAGQVVRKCGATGPEARAVSTLLPVFAGGFGAGVLRGLAMAGRARLRRR
- the recR gene encoding recombination mediator RecR codes for the protein MYEGVVQDLIDELGRLPGVGPKSAQRIAFHLLATDPADIARLQDVLGKVKEGVQFCEVCGNVSEQQKCRICRDERRDLTVICVVEEPKDVLAVERTREFKGRYHVLGGALDPLSGIGPEQLRMRELLKRIGEADIKEIIIATDPNTEGEATATYLVRMLRNFPGLSVTRLASGLPMGGDLEFADELTLGRALSGRRVL
- a CDS encoding YbaB/EbfC family nucleoid-associated protein; translation: MAQPGGGFDLSQLMQQAQQMQQKLVEAQEELANTEVTGTAGGGLVTATVSGDSQLKSLQIDPKVVDPDDVETLSDLIVAAVRDASASAQKLTEQKLGPLAGGLGGGGGMPDLGSLGFGG